In the Helicobacter typhlonius genome, one interval contains:
- a CDS encoding RNA polymerase factor sigma-54, which translates to MSVGGKLKSNLNVKARLSTTLKSWLPILQSGLTELEETLNTIAEENPYANVQSQMLNNFSAKSYKRSSPQLNEGFESQHISEKSLYEVLEEQIDSKLFPTQNSRDIAFKIVENLNDEGFLDVAVGEIALEMGVDEDEIERVRKRFAYLEPYGVGAKDIIESFLFQLDNTDLDGQSYELATRIIRDLHRHSKYKNHPAYNEVMKAIKTFKNPPAIDFSARESEVIPDIFIFERAKSDSLKNSTYELEVSVNDSYYPKILIQEQLNVKDKDSMEFLKTKLKEAKDLVDALDMRKATILKIAIALRENQYDFFMGGEIRPMKLKDIAQDLGYAPSTISRAIANKYLECDRGIFPIKSFFTAAIDGDTSNASIKDFILNLVKNEDKKKPLSDLRILKIVEEKFALKMVRRTITKYRQQLNIASSNERKRLYEMSV; encoded by the coding sequence ATGAGTGTTGGTGGCAAATTAAAAAGCAATCTCAATGTCAAGGCGAGACTTTCTACAACATTAAAAAGTTGGCTGCCTATTTTACAAAGCGGATTGACCGAGCTTGAAGAGACACTAAATACCATAGCAGAGGAGAATCCATATGCGAATGTGCAAAGCCAAATGCTTAATAATTTTTCGGCTAAAAGCTATAAGAGGTCTAGCCCACAGCTAAACGAGGGTTTTGAATCCCAGCATATTAGTGAGAAAAGCCTCTATGAAGTGCTTGAAGAACAAATAGATTCTAAACTTTTTCCTACGCAAAATTCGAGAGACATTGCATTTAAAATCGTAGAGAATCTTAACGATGAGGGATTCTTAGATGTCGCAGTGGGCGAAATTGCGCTAGAAATGGGTGTAGATGAAGATGAAATTGAGCGCGTGAGGAAGCGATTTGCTTATTTAGAGCCTTATGGCGTGGGTGCAAAGGATATTATAGAATCTTTTCTTTTTCAGCTTGATAATACTGATTTGGATGGGCAGAGTTATGAGCTTGCTACGCGCATTATCCGCGACTTGCATCGCCACAGCAAATATAAAAATCACCCAGCGTATAATGAGGTGATGAAAGCGATTAAGACTTTTAAAAATCCCCCCGCGATTGACTTTAGTGCGCGTGAAAGTGAGGTTATACCTGATATTTTTATTTTCGAGCGCGCAAAAAGCGATAGCCTCAAAAATAGCACTTATGAGCTTGAAGTCTCTGTCAATGATAGCTATTATCCCAAGATTCTCATTCAAGAGCAGCTGAATGTGAAAGATAAGGACAGTATGGAGTTTCTCAAAACCAAGCTGAAAGAGGCAAAGGATTTAGTCGATGCGCTTGATATGCGTAAGGCGACAATTCTAAAAATTGCCATTGCGTTGCGCGAAAATCAATATGACTTTTTTATGGGCGGGGAGATTCGCCCGATGAAGCTAAAAGACATAGCCCAAGACTTAGGCTATGCGCCAAGCACCATTTCACGCGCTATTGCCAATAAATACCTTGAATGCGATAGAGGCATTTTCCCTATTAAAAGCTTCTTTACCGCTGCGATTGATGGCGATACATCTAATGCCTCGATTAAGGATTTTATTTTGAATCTTGTTAAGAATGAAGACAAAAAGAAGCCTTTGAGTGATTTAAGGATTCTAAAAATCGTGGAGGAGAAGTTCGCACTCAAAATGGTGCGCCGCACAATCACAAAATACCGCCAACAGCTTAATATCGCAAGTTCAAACGAGCGTAAAAGGCTTTATGAAATGAGCGTGTAA
- the mutY gene encoding A/G-specific adenine glycosylase: MKDSLLQQAAFIVPLWHKQILNWYQQYGRSTLPWRNLKGENAPYGVYVSEIMLQQTQVKRVLESYYAPFLRAFPTLEALALAKSESVLKMWEGLGYYSRARNMQKCAQICCEKFNAALPRTYAELISLPGIGAYTAGAILCFGFGQSVSFVDGNIRRVLCRIFALESPKEPLLDELAALLLDSTRSFDYNQALLDVGAMICTPKNPACLLCPVRNVCKGQTNPTLYPTPKKSILESLTLHLVICVDKKGKIAFIYEDKKGSKNALYQGLYNLPNLALEDIANDEKYYKKCGNFKHHYTKYAITANVYKLDSKNLDTLKQSMPHTKLYFFSLEELDSKPLSSLCKKALQLAGFSREI, translated from the coding sequence ATGAAAGATTCACTTTTGCAACAAGCAGCTTTTATTGTACCTTTGTGGCATAAGCAGATTCTTAATTGGTATCAACAATATGGTAGAAGCACTCTGCCTTGGCGCAATCTTAAGGGCGAAAATGCACCCTATGGCGTGTATGTGAGCGAAATAATGCTGCAACAAACGCAAGTGAAAAGAGTGCTAGAATCCTACTATGCACCTTTTTTGAGAGCTTTCCCTACGCTTGAAGCCCTCGCTCTTGCTAAGAGTGAATCTGTGCTGAAAATGTGGGAGGGGCTTGGCTATTATTCTCGTGCAAGAAATATGCAAAAATGCGCTCAAATTTGCTGTGAAAAGTTTAATGCTGCTTTGCCGCGCACTTATGCGGAGCTTATAAGCCTGCCGGGCATTGGCGCATATACTGCGGGAGCGATTTTGTGCTTTGGCTTTGGGCAGAGTGTGAGCTTTGTTGATGGCAATATTCGGCGCGTGTTATGTAGAATCTTCGCCCTTGAAAGCCCAAAAGAGCCACTTTTAGACGAGCTTGCCGCGCTCCTTTTAGATTCCACAAGGAGCTTTGATTATAATCAAGCCCTGCTTGATGTGGGGGCGATGATTTGCACACCCAAAAATCCTGCTTGTCTGCTCTGCCCAGTGCGCAATGTTTGCAAGGGACAGACAAATCCCACCCTCTACCCAACGCCAAAAAAATCCATTTTAGAGTCGCTTACACTTCATCTTGTCATCTGTGTGGATAAAAAGGGCAAAATCGCCTTTATATATGAGGATAAAAAAGGGAGCAAAAATGCTTTGTATCAAGGTTTATACAATCTCCCAAACCTTGCGCTAGAGGACATTGCAAACGATGAAAAATACTATAAAAAATGCGGAAACTTTAAGCACCACTACACAAAATACGCTATTACCGCAAATGTATATAAACTTGATTCTAAGAATCTTGATACATTAAAGCAGTCTATGCCGCATACAAAGCTTTATTTTTTCTCCTTAGAAGAGCTAGATTCTAAACCGCTTTCATCGCTGTGTAAAAAGGCGTTGCAGTTAGCGGGATTTTCAAGAGAGATTTAA